One Nitrospirota bacterium genomic window carries:
- a CDS encoding 3-isopropylmalate dehydratase small subunit, translated as MIYTGRVWKFGDDVDTDQIIPARYLVTTDEKELARHCMEIPDPDFSKKARGGDILVGGKNFGCGSSREHAPISIKGLGIRCIVAKSFARIFYRNSFNIGMCAVECPELVEAVQAGQTITVVPEEGIIKLDGRVFRAQPLPPFMQQLVELGGLMPWVKRKLAARKAA; from the coding sequence ATGATCTACACCGGACGCGTTTGGAAATTCGGAGACGATGTGGATACGGACCAGATCATCCCGGCCCGGTACCTCGTCACTACCGATGAAAAAGAACTGGCCCGTCACTGCATGGAAATCCCCGATCCGGATTTTTCCAAGAAGGCCCGGGGGGGCGACATCCTCGTCGGCGGAAAGAACTTCGGCTGCGGATCCTCCCGCGAGCACGCCCCGATCTCCATCAAGGGCCTGGGGATCCGCTGCATCGTGGCCAAGTCGTTCGCGCGGATCTTCTACCGCAACTCTTTCAACATCGGGATGTGCGCCGTCGAGTGCCCCGAATTGGTGGAGGCCGTGCAGGCCGGCCAAACCATCACGGTCGTGCCCGAGGAAGGTATCATCAAGCTCGACGGGCGGGTCTTCCGCGCCCAGCCCCTACCTCCCTTCATGCAGCAGCTCGTGGAACTGGGCGGGTTGATGCCGTGGGTCAAGAGAAAGCTGGCGGCAA
- a CDS encoding 3-isopropylmalate dehydratase large subunit — MGMTITEKILAAHCGRESVKPGDFIEVKVDLAMGNDVTAPIAIRTLQKEGLDGVWDRGKVALVMSHFIPAKDIASAEQGSITRQFARKHDLPLFFDEGQGGIEHSLLPELGLVVPGDIVIGADSHSCTYGGLGIFSSGVGSTDLAAVLATGEFWMKVPENMKFIYKGAMPAWVMGKDLILYTIGKVGDDGARYKAMEFTGPGVRQLSVEGRLTMCNMAIEAGGKSGIVAADETTADYVQRRSKRAFKIFPSDSDARYSDTLEWDISGLDPVVACPSLPSNTRFVGELKGTAVTYVFLGSCTNARIEDLRLAGRIMKGKKIARGVRMMVIPATVNIYKQALREGLIEIFADAGASVSTATCGPCLGGHMGVLGPDDVCISSSNRNFPGRMGHKDAKVYLANPAVVAATAIAGSISHPADFAPWEDAAGEKAA, encoded by the coding sequence CACTGCGGGCGCGAGAGTGTGAAGCCCGGCGATTTCATCGAAGTGAAGGTCGATCTCGCGATGGGAAACGACGTCACCGCGCCGATTGCCATCCGCACCCTCCAGAAGGAAGGCCTCGACGGCGTGTGGGACCGCGGCAAAGTCGCCCTCGTCATGTCGCACTTCATCCCCGCCAAGGACATCGCCAGCGCAGAGCAAGGGAGTATCACGCGCCAGTTCGCGCGCAAGCATGACCTGCCGCTGTTTTTCGACGAAGGCCAGGGAGGCATCGAGCACTCGCTCCTCCCCGAACTCGGGCTCGTGGTGCCGGGCGACATCGTCATCGGCGCCGATTCGCATTCCTGCACCTACGGCGGACTCGGCATTTTTTCCTCGGGGGTCGGCAGCACCGATTTGGCGGCCGTCCTCGCCACGGGAGAATTCTGGATGAAAGTTCCCGAGAACATGAAATTCATCTACAAGGGCGCGATGCCCGCCTGGGTCATGGGAAAAGACCTCATCCTCTACACGATCGGGAAAGTGGGGGACGACGGCGCCCGGTACAAAGCGATGGAATTCACCGGACCCGGCGTCCGACAACTCTCCGTGGAAGGGCGCCTCACCATGTGCAACATGGCCATTGAGGCCGGTGGAAAATCGGGCATCGTCGCGGCGGACGAAACGACCGCCGATTACGTTCAACGCCGCTCCAAGCGAGCATTTAAGATTTTTCCCAGCGACTCGGACGCGCGCTATTCCGACACTCTGGAGTGGGATATCTCAGGGCTCGATCCTGTGGTGGCCTGCCCCTCTCTCCCCTCCAACACTCGCTTTGTGGGAGAGCTGAAAGGGACCGCCGTCACGTACGTTTTTCTCGGATCCTGCACCAACGCGCGCATCGAAGATCTCCGGCTGGCCGGACGGATCATGAAAGGGAAAAAGATCGCCCGTGGGGTGCGAATGATGGTCATCCCGGCCACGGTGAACATCTACAAGCAGGCCCTTCGGGAGGGACTCATCGAAATCTTCGCGGATGCCGGCGCCAGCGTGTCCACGGCCACTTGCGGCCCGTGCCTCGGCGGGCACATGGGCGTCCTCGGACCGGACGATGTGTGCATCTCCTCCTCCAATCGAAACTTCCCGGGCCGGATGGGGCACAAGGACGCGAAAGTCTATCTCGCCAATCCGGCCGTGGTGGCGGCCACGGCCATCGCGGGGTCCATCAGCCATCCCGCGGATTTCGCCCCGTGGGAAGATGCCGCGGGCGAGAAAGCCGCCTGA